The Strix uralensis isolate ZFMK-TIS-50842 chromosome 5, bStrUra1, whole genome shotgun sequence genome segment GAGAGAATAAATTCCCCTTATTTGAATAtaaatttttcttgtcttttacttaaaaaaagttgaaaattgtTGCCTATTGTGGGACCTTTCACTGCCTGAAAGTCAACATCTTCTTTTTTTGGTGAAACATAAAAAGGAGGACCTTTAAAATCCCTTGTTGTTCTCAGTTCACCCTGTCACAAACAGCAGGATCAAATTTAACCGTTTGTTTATCAATTGCCAGGATTGTCCGTACAATAAATGAAGAGGGAGCTATAATTTAGATGTTAATTTGCACTATGCGCTCTTTAATGAATTAAACAATGAGGGCTTATAATAGATGGAAATACAACCAAATCTTTGAAACGCACAGGCATTGGCTCACAAGACAGCTGTGCAGTTGACAAGTAACATGAGCCTTATGTGAGAAGAAGGGGAAATCGTAAGATTTGCATATAATTATTGAGATCATGCAAATGTCAGTtatgaggaggggaaaaaaacacaggcaTCTCACTGTTAAATCCTGACAGTTGGCATCACCGAAGAACTCAAATACACTTGAGCACTGGTTGGCAGAGGGTCATTAAAACAGAATTTGCAGAGACATTAGCTCCCTCACTTTTCTTTGAGTGACGTTTTACTATTAATAGTTTGCAGAGGCTTTGCAGAAAACATATTAATAAGAGAAACTGTAATGGGTGTATCTACAGCAAGTGCAAATGCATAAAGGGGTGCCCAAGAAGCTAGCCTCTAATTGATCAGCTAGTGCTATCAGTGTGACTGTGCTAAAGTGAGAAGAGAGTGCAATGACAAGCAGGCATAGCTGAATAATACAATATGATATTTGGGAGCTAGGAGGGAGAGTGATTAGTTTCTGGCCTTTTACTTCGCTAATCTCATTTCCAACTCATGTCTTACCAGATTGTCTAAAACCAGGCTGGTTTGAAGACTGTAAAATGGTCCCTGAGAGAAATGAAGCACAGATAATCCTTACAGTATTTGTCAGTGTGAAATGTGTCTTTGTTTTACTGGACAATACCGTACATTACCGGGCTTTGATGTACTGTATCAATGCCCTCATTTAAACACCAATCCTCCTCCCTTGCCTCACGCCTTCCTCTCTTCAAACCTAGAACCAAATGTATAGAGAATGAATTAGCCTCCCTTTAAGGGAATATTCTCTTCAGATTTAATTTGTGTAAAATGCACTAGCGGCTTACTGAACTCATGAATAAAGAGAGAGGGTTCTGAAtgctgttttatttcctgtttttttcagcaTCACCATAAAGCTCATTACCtatgttaaaaaatacatacaatgCAAATTTTGCAAATGGTTTGGAACATGTTTCCGTAAAAGCTttgttactgaaaacaaaacttttcataACAAAATTCTGCTTCCTTCATTTGGCGTatttttgcaaagtgctttttgATCATTCTTTTCTATCCTATTGTTTCAGCTAAATCAGCACTTCACAGGAGCTAGAGATACCTCTTCCAGAGATGAAAGGAATTTATACAAAACAGAACCAGTTAATTTTACAAGTGAAACTGAAAGATTGGAGGAAAAGCTAACCTGTATAGAAGGAAACAGTGACTTGCACCCTGTGCCTATGAGTTCCTCATCTGAAAACACTTCTCAAGAGAtaggaggaaaattaaaagataaagttAAGTATTCCCTAAGAGATTGTAATAGTCAGCCATCAGGGAAGGAAGTCACTGCTGGCTCAGTAAACAGTAGTGAGAGGTCTTTGGAACATACTTTGCAACATACAAGTGAAAGTCTTTTattgggaaaatattttcctgggaCAAAGCAGAATGAGGCTATCGATATTACAGCTACTGTCTCAAGCCGACAAGGAGAGAGCCACACAGATATTTCAAAAGGTGAAACAGATAATGTCTCGGGAAGTAAGATGATGGAGAGGTTATTCATCAGTGAGGATACTGCTGATACCTCGAAAGGGGCCTGTGAGATGAGACCAGAAACCATTTCTCCAGAGCATGATGAATCCATGCAATTAAATGCATGCATAGCAGGGACACTGGATGGCAATGCTAATCCAGCTCCAGAGCACCAGGCGCCGCAAATGTCTCACCAAACTCTGGATTCATTGTTGTCAGATGCTgacaaaaatgaaggaaaaatcaAGATGATTGAAAGCAAAGTTCGGGTACATTTAAGAGAAGATTTATATGCCGACACTTTTGCACATGCTGATGTCTCAATAGATTCCACAAAAAGCCAATGTACGCAAAAAAATGGAGTTGATGAAATGTCAGGAAAGAACTATAACACTGAtgcagggaaggagaagaaagtcATCGAAGTAGCCGACTTAGCACTAATCGGTGAGGAGGAAGCACCCAAGCCTTTGAAGTCACATAGAAAACACACCACCAAAGCATTGAACACAACGCCTCTGTCAGCTGAAGACAACAAACAGGCACCCAGGCCTGCACAGGCAGATCCCCCGACATCCTCTCTGGGGGATGAAAGGAGAGCTGAAGACACTCGGGAACACAGAGTATTCACAAGGTTAAAAGACAGAGGAAAGTCAGACAACACAAATAAAGGAAGACTGATAGGAAAGGAAAGTGAAGCAAACCCCGTGGAGCAGAGGTGGCAGGAAACGGGTAGCGAGGTTCGGTGGGGAGTGAGGGGGAACATAGGGCCTTGGAGTACGTCTGCCACAAAGGAGTTGTTTATTTGCCAGGAGGCAGAGAGTTGTGAAAAGTCTTCTGTCTCTGAGCAGGGTATTacagaggaagcagaagcagGTACAGCTTATATAATTAAAACAACATCAGAAAGTGCTCCAGAAAAAATGTCTGCCAGTGAAAAAGCAGTAATTGCTAAGCTACCTCAAGAGACTGCACTAAGTGACAGGCccacagaggaaaaggaaacagcGTTTGATACACATGAAGGGAGAAATGATGGTTCACATTATGCTCTTTGTCAACTCAACACAGTGGGTGTATTATATGACACTGAATTTGAAAAGGAATCAGTTTTAGGTATTTATAATGCATGCGTACATGAAACACTGCAAGGAGAAACGATGTCTGTATGCAATAGAAGGGAAAAACGTGCCAAAGCACAACCAGACATGGGCAATATTCTACCTGTAGGAGAAGCAGTAAAGGCTTCTGctacaggaaagaaagaggatttgCAGCAGGGTTTATATTCAGAAGTATCTAAATATCCCTCCCTGAGCACCCAGAAGCATCTATACGGTGAGGAAGCAGAAGAGCTCTATAGGGAAGAAAGCCATGTTGGTACACTTTCCTATTTACATGCtaaagctgaaacaaaaatgCCACCTTCTGGTACAAATGTTGTGCCCAGTTACCATTACAAAAGCTCTCCAGTGGCATCTTCTGAAGGTTCCACTGTGGCAGGAAATATGGAGCATCTATATAGACACTTTGAATTCAAAGTCATTGACAAGGCTGCTGCTGAGTCAGGGTATGATTTAAACCTACCAAATGAAATGACATGTATTAATAAAAACCTCTCTCctgaagctgaaaaaaaggaagtaCCTTCCACTTCAGACATAGCAATTTctagagaaggaagaggaagaaatataGATCAATGTTTCCATCAAGCAGAGTTCAAACAAGAGAAGTCATTGAGGCCAGAGATTTTAATTAGTAAGCCTACTGAAGAAGCTGGAGGGACAGGCTCTCAATCTGACCATTTAATAACTGAGGGGAAAACGCTAAACTGGTTTGATGGCTCACAGAAGGAAAGCCAACACATTTCTGATTCTGCAGATATTTCTAACCAGAAGAGTGAAGCACGTAAGTTACCTAGTGAATCTCCAGGTTTAAAACATATTGCTTgcaaaatcttttatttcttcatctttcttctgtttgctgcaACACTCTACCACTATGATTTGATGGTTTGTCTTGCACTCTATCTGTTCTCTTTGTATTGGCTATACtgtgaaggaggaagaaacaagGAGTCTGTCAAGAAGGAATAACACTGTTTGATTGTCAACTGTGCTCAAGATCCATGGTCCAACCCCTCCAAAGCATCTTCACTGTTAAGGAGCTTATTCATTGTTAGAACCAAAGCAAGTTTTCCACTGAagcatcttttttaaaagattacataTGAAGTTGAGCCTTCATACAAGTAATTATACTATATAGGACCATTATGTTTGGATCATTAAATACCTGTATGAATATGAGTTTTGAAGCACATCAAGTTAAAATGAAGTACAGCTGTTGCTCATTCGCAGGATACAAAGAAGCAATGCTTCATATCTCTttagtacttaaaaaaaacattttcttgcattaatttcttttgcaGTAAAGCTTCATATTTTTCTGGGAGTTTTTGTCTAAGATTTCATGTAGTACATAACAACACAAGGAACAATATAAAAACTCAGTATTTTGGCAGTGGCATTGCAGTTGATAATCTGCTAGTGTAATTAGCCAATGCTCTAAGAAATATGACACCCATTGAtaggttaatatttttttccaaatttttatttcattgttttggCTTAGAGCTCCAGTGGTACCCCTGTTTGAAAAATGTAAGGCTTTGACTTCAGTAGCATCATGTAACTTTTGGGATGTAACTGCATAGCAGAATAGATGTGCTGTTTCCACCctgaaaagattgaaggccacAGCCACAGGCCTCTTACCATTCACTCATGTGCAcgaatgtttttgttttttgtaaatGAGGACTGTGTAACATGACTGAGAATTTCACTGAGCTAAGTGTTATTTCAGACAAAGCCTTTGAATGACATTTTTTCATCAGTGTTGCTTGAGCGTATCTACAAAgcattaaataaattttacaaaGGAGTGCTATGACTGTGTTGGGCATGTCTGAATTAGGTTTACTGCTTTCTTCTATGGCTTGTTACCTAGAACTAATCAAACACGAAGAGAAAACACAGGGCATAGCCCTGATGTTCAGTGAAGTTGCTTTGTGTGGTTTGGGTGAGGCAGAAAAGCCTGGTATCTGCCCTAAGGAGAGCCCAGATTGATCCAGCACAGCAGGATTCCCATGAGGCAGGCACGCTGGTGGCTCCACTGCTCCAACATTGTGGGTCTCCTACATAGGGTCATGCCCTAAGTTTGTCTGAAAAGAAAAGGATGGACAGATTATGTTGTGCTTCAGCCATTTTCCAGACGAAGGTGACAAATGCCATCATAAGTAGTATGTTAAAAGAAGCACCAAGGCTACATAATGTTACTAGAGCTCTagaatttaagaaagaaaaagagttggTTTTaagctgtgtttgtttttctctccttacTGCCACTGTGAAATACCACATCAGCTGTGAAAGGCTTGGTTGCAATATATGGGTGAAGCTACATAATAGTGAAGTTATTTTGTTCTTATCTTAGGtctgaaataaatcttttaaaatccatttaaaactGATTCACATGTTTCAGGATATTAGGAGACTGCTACAGGAGAAATCTTGGCATTCCTGTTCTTCAGGAGGGCAAAACTTCGGAGCATTGTGGGAGCGGTGCTTTCAGTGGGGTGGGCAAGTGTGTGGGTAATCTATTGCTGATGTGCAGGCTGATGACTGGATACCTGGACAACTTTTGACAGCAATCCATGAGTGAGTTATAGGGATGGGCTAGAGGCATTAAGGAGTGACACAGAAGGCTGTGTCCAGATGTTCAAAGGTATGTTAGAGCAAAATGTTCATTGAGATAAAGAATTTCATTCAATAGGCATTAGGAGCTAGATACAATAAAAAGATTAGGCTTAGACTTAAAGCAGGATTGAGGTTGAATCTGTATAAGTCTCAGTGATCACAAACCCTTCTTTACCTGGAGACCACAAATGCCAAAAGAACCTAGCCTTTTCATGATGTTTATaggtacttttttaaaaagcatgacaTTCCCTTACTTTTGGTGGTTCACTCTCTGCAGTGTGACAAGTCCCTGGTCTAAGTGGTTCATAATTTCAACCTCACTGGGATAGAGATGTCAGGTATTGCTTTGCTTCCCAGTACAGTGGAAGCTCTCAAGTAGTGTCTAATATATTCTGACAAGATCAAGGTCCTCAGTTAGAGATCTAAAAAGGTGAGGAAAGCACCCTGAATCTGTCCTGCTGAAACTGTCACCATGTAGTCAAGTACCAGGCTCCTGGGGTGAGAGAGAACAAGCACATGAGACACATTGTAGTCTAATAGTTAAAACCACCATTCCAGGAATAAGAATCTTTAGATTCAGTTCCCACTTCAAAGCCTTCTTAATCTAACTTACCCTATAACTGTTTAAAGCAAAATTCATAACATTCAGAGCAAGGACCAAACCCCAGGTCCCTGTCCTATTAGGTAAGTGCTCTATTCACGAAACCATGCGATTCAAACCCATGTTTGAATATCTTCAGCTTTACCAAACCTGGGCCTTCCATCCAGCAGGCTGTACTTTAATCATTGGACTACTATTGTTGTCAGGAGGATTCTGGTCCACAGGGCTTGGAACTACCTCTGTGCCTAGGCGGGTTCCTACTTTCTCAACTGGGTTAAGCTGAAAGTGGTTCTCTCCTGAAAATAATAgctactttgttttccatttgaGAGTAGAGACTTTCATTTGCAGCTCACATCCCAGGGGAGTTTTCTTTTCTCAGACCGTTGGTCCTAAAAAAGACATGTAATGTGTATTTCTTAGAGAAATCTAAATCACATGTAGTTCAAATGCTTAAGCAGCTGAAtgttaaataactttaaatatcTTGGACATAGACCTTATTGCAAGCAGAGCTGAGCAGTTCAGCCACCATGGAAGTGAGAAAGCCTGGTTGCATTTTTTATTGATTCTTGGGGACTCCAAGTGGTGTGCACTTTGAGGAATCTTTTGCTCTTTTACCTGGGAGCCATGACATCCTGGACCTATGGGAACCTTCGTGTGGTGGACCTCTGTATGTAATGTGCAACTTGAAAGTGGTTTCTCTCATTTATTTCAACCCAAAATATTTGGTTGGTTGTCAAGATTCAGCTCAGCTGATTGCACAGCAGGAAAAGGGGTCAGGGATAATTGATAGGCCTGGGACTGTGGGTGGAAGAATGATATTGGATTGAATCAGTCTCTGGagaacagcagaaaaatgttaaaagagCCCAGGAGAGTCAATATGACCTGCAAAAAGAATGCAGGGGATAAATAGAGAGTATCTATTAATacaaacattcatt includes the following:
- the PPP1R3A gene encoding protein phosphatase 1 regulatory subunit 3A isoform X1 — encoded protein: MESFEGPSRVSRANLLEVPTVNDFSSEDEDVKPDIKLRFSPLPRRRNSASSEEEEADTPTTIARKVSFADAFGFDLVSVKEFDTWEVPNTGQNDDIEDQVFPQEEYFFSQMFTLPASQEELLQKVREQKVLLESVVFLPGITCMNGIIRVLNVSFEKMVYVRMTLNNWLSYYDILAEFMPNSCGSETDQFCFKLTLVPPYQQDGAKVEFCIRYETSVGTFWANNEDKNYTLICHKKETVPKVDNKPHKEVTDRHLKGCLKTTQNSKEEILATSDDDTWNNSRTSDTNIPEIVYSQAEDKDTKPVNENIKDKNAEYNLSDHEDDEKELELLLNQHFTGARDTSSRDERNLYKTEPVNFTSETERLEEKLTCIEGNSDLHPVPMSSSSENTSQEIGGKLKDKVKYSLRDCNSQPSGKEVTAGSVNSSERSLEHTLQHTSESLLLGKYFPGTKQNEAIDITATVSSRQGESHTDISKGETDNVSGSKMMERLFISEDTADTSKGACEMRPETISPEHDESMQLNACIAGTLDGNANPAPEHQAPQMSHQTLDSLLSDADKNEGKIKMIESKVRVHLREDLYADTFAHADVSIDSTKSQCTQKNGVDEMSGKNYNTDAGKEKKVIEVADLALIGEEEAPKPLKSHRKHTTKALNTTPLSAEDNKQAPRPAQADPPTSSLGDERRAEDTREHRVFTRLKDRGKSDNTNKGRLIGKESEANPVEQRWQETGSEVRWGVRGNIGPWSTSATKELFICQEAESCEKSSVSEQGITEEAEAGTAYIIKTTSESAPEKMSASEKAVIAKLPQETALSDRPTEEKETAFDTHEGRNDGSHYALCQLNTVGVLYDTEFEKESVLGIYNACVHETLQGETMSVCNRREKRAKAQPDMGNILPVGEAVKASATGKKEDLQQGLYSEVSKYPSLSTQKHLYGEEAEELYREESHVGTLSYLHAKAETKMPPSGTNVVPSYHYKSSPVASSEGSTVAGNMEHLYRHFEFKVIDKAAAESGYDLNLPNEMTCINKNLSPEAEKKEVPSTSDIAISREGRGRNIDQCFHQAEFKQEKSLRPEILISKPTEEAGGTGSQSDHLITEGKTLNWFDGSQKESQHISDSADISNQKSEARKLPSESPGLKHIACKIFYFFIFLLFAATLYHYDLMVCLALYLFSLYWLYCEGGRNKESVKKE
- the PPP1R3A gene encoding protein phosphatase 1 regulatory subunit 3A isoform X2, giving the protein MESFEGPSRVSRANLLEVPTVNDFSSEDEDVKPDIKLRFSPLPRRRNSASSEEEEADTPTTIARKVSFADAFGFDLVSVKEFDTWEVPNTGQNDDIEDQVFPQEEYFFSQMFTLPASQEELLQKVREQKVLLESVVFLPGITCMNGIIRVLNVSFEKMVYVRMTLNNWLSYYDILAEFMPNSCGSETDQFCFKLTLVPPYQQDGAKVEFCIRYETSVGTFWANNEDKNYTLICHKKETVPKVDNKPHKEVTDRHLKGCLKTTQNSKEEILATSDDDTWNNSRTSDTNIPEIVYSQAEDKDTKPVNENIKDKNAEYNLSDHEDDEKELELLLNQHFTGARDTSSRDERNLYKTEPVNFTSETERLEEKLTCIEGNSDLHPVPMSSSSENTSQEIGGKLKDKVKYSLRDCNSQPSGKEVTAGSVNSSERSLEHTLQHTSESLLLGKYFPGTKQNEAIDITATVSSRQGESHTDISKGETDNVSGSKMMERLFISEDTADTSKGACEMRPETISPEHDESMQLNACIAGTLDGNANPAPEHQAPQMSHQTLDSLLSDADKNEGKIKMIESKVRVHLREDLYADTFAHADVSIDSTKSQCTQKNGVDEMSGKNYNTDAGKEKKVIEVADLALIGEEEAPKPLKSHRKHTTKALNTTPLSAEDNKQAPRPAQADPPTSSLGDERRAEDTREHRVFTRLKDRGKSDNTNKGRLIGKESEANPVEQRWQETGSEVRWGVRGNIGPWSTSATKELFICQEAESCEKSSVSEQGITEEAEAGTAYIIKTTSESAPEKMSASEKAVIAKLPQETALSDRPTEEKETAFDTHEGRNDGSHYALCQLNTVGVLYDTEFEKESVLGIYNACVHETLQGETMSVCNRREKRAKAQPDMGNILPVGEAVKASATGKKEDLQQGLYSEVSKYPSLSTQKHLYGEEAEELYREESHVGTLSYLHAKAETKMPPSGTNVVPSYHYKSSPVASSEGSTVAGNMEHLYRHFEFKVIDKAAAESGYDLNLPNEMTCINKNLSPEAEKKEVPSTSDIAISREGRGRNIDQCFHQAEFKQEKSLRPEILISKPTEEAGGTGSQSDHLITEGKTLNWFDGSQKESQHISDSADISNQKSEARGRNKESVKKE